Part of the Moraxella ovis genome is shown below.
CGATAAAGCCGCAGGGGCGATTGATGAAGTTTATTATGAAGCCCAGTCCACTGAGCTAAAGCGCCAACTATTGGCAGCACAAGCCCAATCACAAAGTTATGCGCCTGTTGGCTTTAAGTCGCGTCTGATTGTGATGGTGTGGATTCCGCTGTTGGCAGCGTTGGCGTATTTGACCACGTCTGATCGCACTTCTGTGTATAAGCTATGGGAGGCCAAAGACTCGGTAGGGCAGGTGGCTGATGATCTATTGACGGGTAAGATTGACGTGCCACCAGAGTGGGCAACCAAGGACAGTGCTGCGCTGATCTCCGCCATGCAGACCAATGTTCATGCCAATGCCTTTGATGCCAATCGTTGGATGCGTCTGTCTGAGCTGTTTACGGCGCTAGAGGCGAAACCGCAGGCATTAGAAGCCTTGTCGCGTGCGCATCGCCTAGACCCTGATAATATTGAGATTGCCATGACTTATGCGCAGTCTAGTTTTTTTGCCAATAATGGCACGCTTGATACGACAGCGCGCAATGTCTTGATTGACATTCTGCGTAAGAATCCCGATCATGAAGGCGCGCAGATGCTGATGGCGATGGGCGAGACACGTGCGGGTAATTTTACCAATGCTAAGGCGTGGGTGCATAAACTTCGCTCAAAAATCGCCGCTTCTTCGGGTAATAGAAGCGAGGCATTGGCAAGCTTGGATGAGCTATTGGCGAACATCGAATCCCAAGAAGCCAAAGCAACCCAAGGCGTTAATGTGACGGTATCGGTATCGGATCAGATGCTGCCACAGATTAAAGAATCAGATGCGTTATTCGTATCCATCTCTTCTGTTAATGGTGGCGCGCCTTATGCGGTGAAACGCCTGCCAGTAAGTAGCATTCGAGGTGGAAGTGCGGTCGTGTCGCTAAGCGATCTGGATGCCATGATGCCAACCCGCACGCTAACACTAGGGCGAGAAAGCGATGAACTGGTGGTGAATGCGCGCATCAGCCATTCTGGTGGTGCGGTCTCTGAGTCAGGCGACATGGCTGCCAACCCCGTGGTGCTTAATAAGACCCAAAATGCAGTTAATCTGACCATCTCGCAAATCGTACCATAACCCAATAAAAAAACAGCGTTAAATGACGCTGTTTTTTTATTGTCTGTTTGCTATTGCCTAGCCTAAAGGCGAAAAATAGACAACTTATCAAAAAGCACTTGAACAATCTTAATGGGTGGTTTATAGTGTAACACTGTATTGGCGGTGAGCCGTTTTTTAATTATTTGGAGAAAGAGCATGCTTCGTATCATCTTATTAGGACCACCAGGCGCAGGTAAAGGCACACAGGCGCAACTGATTTCAAAAGAATTCGGCATCCCGCAAATTTCAACTGGTGACATGCTACGCGCTGCCATCAAAGAGGGTACTGAGCTTGGCAAACTTGCTAAAAGCGTCATGGATGCAGGTCAGCTGGTGTCTGATGAACTAATCATCAACTTGGTTAAAGAGCGTATCGCACAGCCTGACTGTGCTAATGGATGTATCTTTGATGGCTTCCCGCGCACCATCGCTCAGGCAGAAGCTCTGGCAGAAGCTGGCGTGGATATTAATCACGTGATTGAGATCAGTGTTCCTGATGATGAGATCGTAAGCCGTATGTCAGGTCGACGTGCGCACTTGGCATCAGGTCGTACTTATCACATCATTCACAATCCACCAAAGGTCGAGGGCAAGGATGATGTTACCGGCGAAGACTTGGTTCAGCGTGATGATGACAAAGAAGAAGTAGTGCGCGATCGCCTAGGTGTGTACCATGCTCAGACTGCTGCCTTGATCGGTCACTACCAATCGGTTGCAAAATCAGGCGAAAATGCCCCAGAATACCACGACTTTGACGGTACTAAAGACATCAACACCGTGCGTGATGAGATCTTCGCTGTACTAAAAGGCTAATCGCAAGCTGATAAAAAGACCTTGTAAATGCAAGGTCTTTTTTGTGGGCGGTTATTTTAATTTACCAATGCATAGCCTAAGACTAAATTAAATGCCAAACTGATCGTGATAATGCGACATGATTTTATCTTGGATGGATTGTTGTAGATATGACAGGGTTTGAGGGGAGTTGTCTTTTAGGGTATTGAGTGTGTGCGTGGTAGATAGTGCGTGCGCATTGGGCAGGCGCGTGTAGCCATCACTGGGCTCGATAATGTACTCTTCTTCGCTAAAATCTACACTGGTGAGTGTCTTGGCGGTGCTCTTGTGCAGAACATTGACGTTGCCAGCAAACACAAAATTGCCAGCTTCAGCGTTTAGTGATTGATCGATGTCTGAATGGTAGGTCGCTTGTGACTCTTTGGCGGTATTGGTGAATGATAAATGCAGCGCCAATGGGAAGTCATCACAGACGATGACGGTTGTGCCACTAATTTTTATGTGGGTGGCGGCTTGGATCGTGCCTGTGGGCAATTCTAAAATCCGGCAGGCTTCTTGGGCGGTAACTTTCTCGTTCATCATCTTTAATAAAGACAGATCAAGCGGTTTTTGTGTCTTGATGTCATCGGGTAGGCTGTCATAATGCGCCAAAAACATCATGGGAAGATTTTTTTGGATGATGAATTTATCAATTTTAACGTTATGTGTGCGAAAGATAAAATCAGGCTTGGTTAATATGTCTTGTAAGATAAAAGAAGGCGTGTCGTTCATAAATAAATACTCAAAAATCTGTTTTTACTATATCATAAAACCAAAGAATTGGTGGTAAAAGTTCTCAAAAATTTCTCAAGCGAAATTTAAAATAATTATGCTACAATGCTAAAACCAGCCCTATAGGAGAGATAAAATGAGCTATGATACCAATAATATTTTCGCCAAAATCCTGCGTGGCGAAATCCCTTGCCATAAGGTTTATGAAGATGACAAAACCCTTGCCTTTATGGACGTCATGCCACAGGCAACGGGTCATGTGCTGGTCATTCCAAAATGTGAAGCGGTGGAGCTGTCTGATTTGCCGTGCGAGTATGCCTGTGCGGTATTCAAAACCGCCCAAAAAGTCATCACTGCCCAACGCAAAGCCCTGGGTGTGGACGGTATTGTGCAGATGCAACTTAATCACGCGGGTGCAGGGCAAAGCGTGTTCCACTATCACATGCACCTAATCCCAACGCACGTCCACGAGCTGGGCAAGCACGAGAGCGTCATGGCGGACCAAAATGAGCTGGCAGAATTGGCGACCAAAATCCGTGAAGTTATTGACGGCAAGTAGGGCATTTTGAACATTTTCTACCTTGACCCTGACCCGATACGCTGTGCCATTTTTCATGGTAATAAGCATGTGGTCAAGATGATATTGGAATACTCACAGCTCCTTTGCGCTGCTCATCATCTGTGTGACAACGTCCTTTGCGATGATGAGCGGGCGGTGCTGTATAAATGCACGCACCAAAACCACCCATGTGCGGTGTGGGTGCGTGGCTCAAAGTCGCATTATGACTGGCTTTATCGGCTGTTTATCGCCCTGTGCGATGAGTACACGCACCGCTATGGCAAGGTTCATCTGACCGACCAAAAGCTCCGCCACATCCTGCTAAACTGCCCCATCTCGACCGACACGCCTTTTATCGCACCCCCACAGGTCATGCCCGATGAGTATCAAGGCGATGATACCGTTGATGCCTATCGTACCTATTATCGCTGTGGTAAGGCGGATATTTTGGCGTACACCAACCGTCCAACTCCTGATTGGTTGTGAGTGCTTAAGTATTGGAATAAAATTCAATCACAATGCTGTGAATAAAAAGCAAAAAAGACGTGCTCAACATGGCGCGTCTTTTTAATTGGCACTGCAAAGCGATGGATCAGCCTACAAATGCACGCTCTAGCACATAGTCAGCAGGTACGCCCATGCGTGGCGATACTGTTAGACCAAAATCATCTAGAATAGCAGCGGTTTCGGCATTCATCGCCATACTGCCGCAAAGCATCATGCGATCATCGTCTTTATTGATCGGTGGTAGTCCGATGTCCTCGAACAGTTTGCCTGATTTTAATAGATCGGTCACACGACCTTGGTTTTTGAATTCGTCACGCGTTACAGTAGGATAGTAGATGAACTTCTCACGTACCCATTCGCCAAAGATTTGATCATTTGGCAGCTCATTTTCAAAGAAATCACGATAAGCAAGATCTTCGACATGGCGCACACCATGCACCAAGATCACTTTCTCGAAGCGCTCATAAACTTCTGGCTCACGCACCAACGACAAGAATGGTGCTAAGCCTGTGCCCGTGGCGAGCATGTATAAGTGCTTACCAGGTAGTAGATCATCTAATACTAGAGTACCCGTGGGTTTTCTGCTGACTAGTAGTTCATCGCCAACTTTGATGTGCTGTAGGCGTGATGTCAAAGGACCATCTTGAACTTTAATGGAATAAAATTCAAGCTCTTCTGCCCATGCAGGACTGGCGATGGAGTAGGCACGCACCAATGGCTTACCGTCCACCATTAAGCCGATCATGGCAAATTCGCCGCTGCGAAAACGCAAGCTGTCGCTGCGGGTGGTTTTGATGGTGAATAAGGTGTCTGTCCAGTGGTGAACATAGGTCACGGTTTCGCTGATGAATTTTGACATGAGGATTTCCAGAATGTATAAATGAAAATGAGTTTGATTTAAAGATAAAGTTTAGCACAAAATTGGGCTAACACAAAATTTGTGCTATGATAGCGATTTTTGCCATGGACTGTTATTAACTTTTTGGCATAAGGAACTTATATTTTATCATAAACCGCCCAAAAACACCATGAACGCACACCATACTCTCCCCGTCATCGGCCATCATCATTCGCCCTTAACTCAGAAATTTGGCATCCCGCGCCAGCCGAATTTGGTCGCCATAAAAAGCTATATTCGTTTTGTTGCACCTTTTAATAATCCAGATGCTTTTGTGGGCATTGAGAATTATAGCCATCTTTGGATTTTGTGGCAGTTTCACCATAATAAAGAGCAGGTGAATTTCCGCCCGCAAGTGCGTCCGCCAAGGCTAGGTGGCAATGATAAAATTGGCGTATTTGCCACGCGTAGCATGTATCGCCCAAGCCAAATCGGTCTGTCGGTGGTGCAGCTTGATAGGGTGGAGGTTGTTGATAATCAAGCGATTCTGCACATCATTGGGGCGGACATGGCGGATGGTACACCCATCTTTGATATTAAGCCATATCTGCCGTATGTGGATGGCGTGCACGAAGCGATGGGATTTGACAAGCCAAGTGTTCGCGATGTGAAGATAAGTGAGCGGGCGGAGGGTGATTTTGAGGTGTTAATATTAAATAATACCCTACAAAACGACGACAAAGACATTATTCTAAGCCTTATCGCTCAAGATCCACGGCCCGCCTATCGCCAAAATGAAACGGGCGTGATGTGCAGCATGAGATATAAGACGGTCGATGTTGATTTTATAAGGGCTGAAGATATGCTGGTGATCGAGCACATCAGGCGGGTCAAACCTTAAAAATGCATTCTCAAAATCGCCAAGATTTGATATAATTTCTTGTTATTTATTAATTTTTTAAGCTTAAGGTAATCATCATGGAAATCGCCCCATATCAAGAACAAATTAAAGACCTAACCGAGCGTGGTCAAGACCTTCGGAGGTATCTTTGACTTCGAAAGCAAAAAAGAACGCCTAGAAGAAGTCAATCTAGAACTAGAAAACCCCGACATCTGGAACGACCCTGAGCTCGCCACTAAGATCAGCAAAGAAAAATCCGTCCTAGATAGCATCATTGGTGTTATCGAGGGGCTGGATACTGCACTAGAAGATGCAGCCGCCATGCTTGAGCTTGCGGTTGAAGAAGATGACGAAAGCCTACTGGCAGATGTGCAAGCCGAGCTTGATGACGCGAATGCTAAAGTCGAAGACTTAGAATTTAAGCGTATGTTTAGCGGCGAGATGGATGCTAATAACTGCTACCTAGACATCCAAGCAGGCTCTGGCGGTACCGAAGCCCAAGACTGGTCAGAGATGCTGCTGCGTATGTATCTGCGCTGGTGTGAGTCGCACGGTTTTAAGGCGGAAGTTTTGGAGGTGTCTGATGGTGGTGTGGCAGGCATTAAGTCAGCGACCATTTCGGTTAAGGGCGATTATGCCTTTGGCTGGCTTCGCACTGAGATTGGCGTTCATCGTCTGGTGCGTAAGTCGCCATTTGACAGTAATAACGGTCGTCACACGTCATTCTCAGCGGTGTTCGTCTCTCCTGAGATTGATGACAATGTAGAGATTGATATTAATCCAGCTGACCTGCGTATCGATACTTACCGTTCAAGCGGGGCGGGTGGTCAGCACGTTAACACCACCGACTCTGCCGTGCGTATCACGCACCAGCCTACAGGTGTGGTTGTCGCGTGCCAAAACGAGCGTTCACAGCACGCCAACAAAGACACCGCCATGAAAATGCTCCGTGCCAAGCTTTATGAGCTTGAAATGCAAAAGCGCATGGAAAAACAGCAAGCCTTAGAAGACAGCAAGTCCGACATCGGTTGGGGGTCACAAATCCGCTCCTATGTGCTTGATGATTCACGTATTAAGGACTTGCGCACAGGTGTTGAGACGTCCAACACTCAAGCGGTGCTAAATGGCGATTTGGATAAATTTATCGTGGCAAGTCTGAAGGCGGGATTGTAATTTATATGCATTTATGCATTAGTTATCAATATTAATGATTGATTTTTCTGATTGAAAATCGGTACAAATGTTGTAGCGAGCTATTTATTTTATTGCCATCTAATGCTAAAATCATCATAATTTACAGTATTTGTAAATTTATCGCCATTTTATTGGAAAATTATTATCAAGAGGACAATGATTATGTCAATCGATCGTATTCGTCACGCGGGTCTGCGTGAGAAAGTAATGAGCGCTGATCAAGCGGCTGAATTTGTTAAAGACGGTATGATGCTTGCCGTCACAGGCTTCACAGGGGCGGGCTACCCTAAGGCGCTACCAACTGCCATCGCCAACAAAGCAAAAGCGGCACATGCCAAAGGCGACAAGTTCAGCATCGGCATGGTGACAGGTGCATCTACCGCGCCTGAATGCGATGGCGTATTGGCTGAAGCGAACGCGGTACATTTCCGCTCCCCATTCCAATCTGATCCAACGCTTCGTAATGGCATTAACGCTGGTAACGTAGCTTATCAAGACATGCATCTATCGCATGTTGAACAGCAAATGCGTCAAGGTTTCTATGGCGAATTTGACATCGCCATCATCGAGGCGGCAGGCATCACCGAAGATGGCAAAATTATCTTTGCCATGGGTATCGGTCACGGCGTAGAAGCAGTTAAGAACGCCAAGAAAGTCATCATCGAGATCAACGCTGCACTAAGCGAAGGCCTAGAAGGCATGCACGACATCTATGGCGATGTTGGTCTGCCACCTCATCGCAAGCCAATCCCTATCGTGGGTGCTTTTGACCGTGTCGGTACGCCAGCACTGGAGTGCGATGCTGATAAGATTCTTGGTATTGTATTGACCA
Proteins encoded:
- the ccmI gene encoding c-type cytochrome biogenesis protein CcmI, which encodes MTPSLLLFFTLCALLCVLIALVVIYPWLKGRVVNDNRLMSVNVEVFNSRIAELNADKAAGAIDEVYYEAQSTELKRQLLAAQAQSQSYAPVGFKSRLIVMVWIPLLAALAYLTTSDRTSVYKLWEAKDSVGQVADDLLTGKIDVPPEWATKDSAALISAMQTNVHANAFDANRWMRLSELFTALEAKPQALEALSRAHRLDPDNIEIAMTYAQSSFFANNGTLDTTARNVLIDILRKNPDHEGAQMLMAMGETRAGNFTNAKAWVHKLRSKIAASSGNRSEALASLDELLANIESQEAKATQGVNVTVSVSDQMLPQIKESDALFVSISSVNGGAPYAVKRLPVSSIRGGSAVVSLSDLDAMMPTRTLTLGRESDELVVNARISHSGGAVSESGDMAANPVVLNKTQNAVNLTISQIVP
- the adk gene encoding adenylate kinase — translated: MLRIILLGPPGAGKGTQAQLISKEFGIPQISTGDMLRAAIKEGTELGKLAKSVMDAGQLVSDELIINLVKERIAQPDCANGCIFDGFPRTIAQAEALAEAGVDINHVIEISVPDDEIVSRMSGRRAHLASGRTYHIIHNPPKVEGKDDVTGEDLVQRDDDKEEVVRDRLGVYHAQTAALIGHYQSVAKSGENAPEYHDFDGTKDINTVRDEIFAVLKG
- a CDS encoding HIT family protein — encoded protein: MSYDTNNIFAKILRGEIPCHKVYEDDKTLAFMDVMPQATGHVLVIPKCEAVELSDLPCEYACAVFKTAQKVITAQRKALGVDGIVQMQLNHAGAGQSVFHYHMHLIPTHVHELGKHESVMADQNELAELATKIREVIDGK
- a CDS encoding pyrimidine dimer DNA glycosylase/endonuclease V, coding for MNIFYLDPDPIRCAIFHGNKHVVKMILEYSQLLCAAHHLCDNVLCDDERAVLYKCTHQNHPCAVWVRGSKSHYDWLYRLFIALCDEYTHRYGKVHLTDQKLRHILLNCPISTDTPFIAPPQVMPDEYQGDDTVDAYRTYYRCGKADILAYTNRPTPDWL
- a CDS encoding ferredoxin--NADP reductase — translated: MSKFISETVTYVHHWTDTLFTIKTTRSDSLRFRSGEFAMIGLMVDGKPLVRAYSIASPAWAEELEFYSIKVQDGPLTSRLQHIKVGDELLVSRKPTGTLVLDDLLPGKHLYMLATGTGLAPFLSLVREPEVYERFEKVILVHGVRHVEDLAYRDFFENELPNDQIFGEWVREKFIYYPTVTRDEFKNQGRVTDLLKSGKLFEDIGLPPINKDDDRMMLCGSMAMNAETAAILDDFGLTVSPRMGVPADYVLERAFVG
- the tsaA gene encoding tRNA (N6-threonylcarbamoyladenosine(37)-N6)-methyltransferase TrmO yields the protein MNAHHTLPVIGHHHSPLTQKFGIPRQPNLVAIKSYIRFVAPFNNPDAFVGIENYSHLWILWQFHHNKEQVNFRPQVRPPRLGGNDKIGVFATRSMYRPSQIGLSVVQLDRVEVVDNQAILHIIGADMADGTPIFDIKPYLPYVDGVHEAMGFDKPSVRDVKISERAEGDFEVLILNNTLQNDDKDIILSLIAQDPRPAYRQNETGVMCSMRYKTVDVDFIRAEDMLVIEHIRRVKP
- the prfB gene encoding peptide chain release factor 2 (programmed frameshift) — protein: MEIAPYQEQIKDLTERGQDLRRYLDFESKKERLEEVNLELENPDIWNDPELATKISKEKSVLDSIIGVIEGLDTALEDAAAMLELAVEEDDESLLADVQAELDDANAKVEDLEFKRMFSGEMDANNCYLDIQAGSGGTEAQDWSEMLLRMYLRWCESHGFKAEVLEVSDGGVAGIKSATISVKGDYAFGWLRTEIGVHRLVRKSPFDSNNGRHTSFSAVFVSPEIDDNVEIDINPADLRIDTYRSSGAGGQHVNTTDSAVRITHQPTGVVVACQNERSQHANKDTAMKMLRAKLYELEMQKRMEKQQALEDSKSDIGWGSQIRSYVLDDSRIKDLRTGVETSNTQAVLNGDLDKFIVASLKAGL